From a single Balneolales bacterium ANBcel1 genomic region:
- the sufD gene encoding Fe-S cluster assembly protein SufD, whose amino-acid sequence MSDITKETVFLDRLIGNFGQIEPLHPKLAELQEEARREVSGKELPTPRHEEWKYCNLKSLDNETFVPPAEIKTPNLPDDVSGYIYPEAEHHHLTFINGVYSAQYSKTDQLPEGVIVANLADVLRDGNEVALEHLGRYAKWEDDPFAPLNTAVFRDGAFIYVPKSVKIEEPIQLLFINTDENKQYMLAPRSLIVGDRSSEMTVVEDHIGLGDNVYFNSPVSEIKLAENSHMTHVKLQRDSRNAYHISRLAADISRDSDYKSYAVQLGAHLSRSDVKAVLTDENTHATLDGLVMVNGDQLSDTHSIMDHTMPNCTSHQLHKCIIDGDGTSVFNGKIFVRQDAQKTDAFQENRNLQLSDTGTAYAKPQLEIFADDVSCSHGATIGQLNPEEVFYLKTRGLREAQTREILTYGFALNVIESIPVDSIQKRLSKEVENFTRQSKSIKQYA is encoded by the coding sequence ATGTCAGATATCACCAAGGAAACAGTTTTTCTGGATCGACTGATCGGGAATTTCGGTCAGATTGAGCCTTTGCACCCGAAGCTTGCGGAGCTTCAGGAGGAGGCCCGCCGGGAGGTTTCCGGCAAGGAGCTTCCGACGCCCCGTCACGAAGAGTGGAAGTACTGCAATCTCAAATCGCTTGACAACGAAACGTTTGTACCGCCGGCCGAAATCAAGACACCCAACCTGCCGGATGATGTCTCCGGGTACATCTATCCGGAGGCGGAGCACCACCACCTCACCTTTATCAACGGGGTTTACAGTGCGCAGTACTCGAAAACCGACCAGCTTCCCGAAGGGGTAATCGTTGCCAATCTGGCCGATGTACTCCGTGACGGCAATGAGGTTGCGCTGGAGCATCTCGGCCGGTACGCCAAATGGGAAGATGATCCGTTTGCCCCGCTGAACACGGCGGTTTTCCGTGACGGCGCGTTTATCTATGTTCCCAAATCGGTGAAGATCGAGGAGCCCATCCAGCTGCTTTTCATCAATACGGATGAGAACAAACAGTACATGCTTGCACCGCGAAGCCTGATCGTGGGGGACCGCTCCAGCGAAATGACCGTGGTCGAGGATCACATCGGACTGGGAGACAATGTCTATTTCAACTCACCGGTTTCCGAGATAAAGCTCGCGGAAAATTCGCATATGACGCATGTCAAACTGCAGCGTGACAGCAGAAATGCCTATCACATTTCGCGCCTGGCCGCGGACATCAGCCGCGACAGCGACTACAAGTCCTATGCGGTTCAGCTCGGCGCGCACCTGTCACGCAGTGATGTGAAGGCGGTGCTCACGGACGAAAACACCCATGCTACCCTGGACGGACTGGTTATGGTCAACGGCGACCAGCTTTCCGATACCCACAGTATCATGGATCACACCATGCCGAACTGCACAAGCCATCAGCTGCACAAATGTATCATCGACGGCGACGGCACGTCGGTATTCAATGGCAAGATTTTTGTCAGGCAGGACGCCCAGAAAACCGATGCCTTCCAGGAAAACCGGAATCTGCAGCTCTCCGACACGGGTACGGCCTATGCCAAACCGCAGCTTGAGATTTTCGCCGATGATGTCTCCTGCAGCCATGGTGCCACCATCGGACAATTGAATCCCGAGGAGGTGTTTTACCTCAAGACCAGAGGCCTTCGGGAAGCGCAGACCCGCGAAATTCTCACCTATGGCTTTGCCCTGAATGTAATTGAATCCATTCCGGTCGATTCCATTCAGAAACGGCTGAGTAAGGAAGTGGAGAATTTCACCCGCCAAAGCAAGTCAATCAAGCAGTATGCCTGA
- the sufC gene encoding Fe-S cluster assembly ATPase SufC, protein MLTIKNLHAEVDGAEILKGIDLEIKAGEVHAIMGPNGSGKSTLAKIIAGHPSYEVTQGEIIYEGEDLAEMEPDERARRGVFMAFQYPVEIPGVSNSMLMRESYNEIRKEQGLDPLDPLEFEDYITEKLNLVEMDAKFLERNVNAGFSGGEKKRNEILQMAVLAPKLALLDETDSGLDIDALRIVSEGINKLSGKENAVLLVTHYQRILNYITPDYVHVLVNGRIRKSGGKELALELEEHGYEWVTANTEVNGEAR, encoded by the coding sequence ATGCTGACTATCAAAAATCTCCACGCAGAAGTGGACGGAGCAGAAATCCTGAAAGGAATTGACCTTGAAATCAAAGCTGGCGAAGTCCATGCGATCATGGGTCCCAATGGAAGTGGCAAGAGCACCCTGGCGAAAATCATCGCCGGACACCCTTCCTATGAAGTCACACAAGGCGAAATAATCTATGAGGGTGAGGACCTGGCCGAAATGGAGCCGGATGAGCGCGCCCGCAGAGGGGTTTTTATGGCGTTTCAGTACCCGGTGGAAATCCCCGGGGTCAGCAACTCCATGCTGATGCGCGAATCCTATAACGAAATCCGGAAAGAGCAGGGGCTCGACCCGCTGGATCCTCTTGAGTTTGAAGACTATATCACCGAGAAGCTCAACCTTGTCGAGATGGATGCCAAATTTCTGGAGCGTAATGTCAATGCCGGTTTCTCCGGAGGTGAAAAGAAGCGAAACGAGATTCTCCAGATGGCAGTGCTCGCCCCGAAGCTGGCGCTGCTTGACGAAACCGACTCCGGCCTGGATATCGACGCTCTGCGCATCGTCTCCGAAGGAATCAACAAACTGTCCGGAAAAGAGAACGCGGTTCTTCTCGTGACACACTATCAGCGAATCCTGAACTATATCACACCGGATTATGTCCATGTTCTGGTAAACGGACGCATCCGCAAGTCGGGTGGAAAAGAGCTCGCACTTGAGCTGGAAGAGCATGGATACGAATGGGTAACTGCCAACACGGAAGTAAACGGAGAGGCCAGGTAA
- the sufB gene encoding Fe-S cluster assembly protein SufB: MSDTQTIEKMVKQPYKYGFKTNVEYDYFPKGLNEDIVNMISDIKEEPDFMREFRLKAFRHWKTMKDPLWANIKYPRIDYNDIQFYSSPKKKPQLDSLDEVDPEILETYEKLGIPLSEQKMLAGVAVDAVFDSVSVATTFKEKLAEAGVVFCSISEAVKNYPDLVKKYMGSVVPYSDNYFAAMNSAVFSDGSFCYVPKGVVSPMELSTYFRINNEESGQFERTLIVAEEDSYVSYLEGCTAPMFSKNQLHAAVVELVALDNAQIKYSTVQNWYSGNEEGVGGIYNFVTKRGLCKGVNSKISWTQVETGSAITWKYPSVIMKGDNSIGEFYSVAVTNDMMEADTGTKMIHLGKNTNSTIISKGIAAGKSQNSYRGLVKIGANAKNSRNYSVCDSMLIGDRCGAHTFPYLEAKNNSSSVEHEATTSKIGEDQIFYLQQRGLDEEDAVSLIINGFCKEVFKELPMEFAVEAIKLLGIKLEGSVG; the protein is encoded by the coding sequence ATGAGTGATACCCAAACCATCGAAAAAATGGTCAAGCAGCCATACAAGTATGGCTTCAAGACCAATGTCGAATACGACTACTTCCCGAAAGGGCTCAATGAGGATATCGTCAACATGATCTCCGACATCAAGGAGGAGCCCGATTTCATGCGTGAGTTCCGCCTGAAGGCGTTTCGCCACTGGAAGACCATGAAGGATCCCTTGTGGGCCAATATCAAGTATCCCCGGATTGACTATAATGACATCCAGTTCTACTCTTCTCCCAAAAAGAAGCCTCAGCTGGACAGCCTTGACGAGGTGGATCCCGAAATTCTGGAAACGTATGAGAAGCTGGGTATCCCTCTTTCTGAACAGAAAATGCTTGCTGGAGTTGCCGTTGATGCCGTCTTTGACAGTGTCTCGGTTGCAACCACGTTCAAGGAGAAACTGGCGGAGGCGGGCGTAGTATTCTGCTCAATTTCCGAGGCGGTCAAGAACTATCCGGATCTGGTGAAAAAATATATGGGTTCGGTTGTTCCCTACAGCGACAACTACTTTGCGGCCATGAACTCCGCGGTCTTTTCAGACGGTTCGTTCTGCTACGTCCCGAAAGGGGTTGTCAGTCCGATGGAGCTCTCCACCTATTTCCGGATTAACAATGAAGAGTCGGGCCAGTTTGAGCGGACCCTCATTGTCGCTGAAGAGGACAGTTACGTGAGCTACCTTGAAGGCTGTACGGCACCCATGTTCAGCAAGAACCAGCTGCACGCCGCCGTCGTTGAGCTCGTGGCGCTTGACAACGCACAGATCAAGTACTCCACGGTTCAGAACTGGTACTCCGGCAACGAAGAAGGTGTTGGCGGTATCTACAACTTTGTTACAAAGCGAGGCCTTTGCAAGGGCGTCAACTCCAAGATCTCCTGGACCCAGGTGGAGACCGGCTCGGCCATCACCTGGAAGTACCCCAGTGTCATCATGAAAGGGGACAATTCGATCGGTGAGTTTTACTCGGTCGCCGTCACCAATGACATGATGGAGGCGGACACCGGTACCAAAATGATTCACCTCGGCAAGAATACCAACAGCACGATCATATCCAAGGGTATTGCTGCAGGCAAGTCACAAAACAGCTACAGGGGCCTGGTCAAAATCGGGGCAAATGCCAAGAATTCGCGAAATTACTCGGTCTGTGACTCCATGCTGATCGGCGACCGTTGCGGAGCCCATACGTTTCCGTACCTGGAGGCAAAGAATAACTCCTCCAGTGTGGAGCACGAGGCGACCACCTCCAAAATCGGCGAGGATCAGATTTTCTACCTGCAGCAGCGCGGACTGGATGAGGAGGACGCCGTTTCTTTGATCATCAACGGTTTTTGCAAAGAGGTGTTCAAGGAGCTTCCCATGGAGTTCGCCGTCGAAGCCATCAAACTTCTGGGCATCAAACTCGAGGGCAGTGTCGGCTAA
- a CDS encoding alpha-amylase family glycosyl hydrolase — translation MASRVIFPLLIAVLLLSACSGNDQPVTGYPSPPQTPDWAKNATIYEVNLRQYTEEGTFEAFAEHLPRLRDMGVDILWFMPIHPIGEKERKGSMGSYYSVYDYYGVNPEFGDKDDFRRMVSEIHDLGMYVILDWVANHTAWDAVWTETHPHLYETDDEGNFIIPPDTDWTDVIQLDYSLDETREMMHDALLYWVEEFNIDGYRCDVADYVPTDFWNEARSRLDAVKPVFMLAEAETPEHHIHAFDMSYGWETHHRMNELAAGDLTINEFEQHLEENRRRFPDYAYRMQFTSNHDENSWNGTVFERYGDGAETFAVLASTIPGMPLVYSGQEAAMDKRLEFFEKDPIEWGDYPLLDFYTRLLRLNQENHALFNGIHGGELVRVSTSEDDRVFAFYRQKEGNRVFTLLNLSDEPVTFDISSHAIAGSYTELFTDEQVTLTDRESWEMDSWGYRVYFY, via the coding sequence ATGGCTTCTCGAGTGATTTTTCCCCTGCTAATTGCGGTACTGCTGCTTTCTGCCTGCTCCGGTAACGACCAACCCGTCACCGGCTATCCCTCTCCTCCCCAAACTCCCGACTGGGCGAAGAATGCGACGATATACGAGGTTAACCTCCGCCAGTACACCGAAGAGGGCACCTTTGAGGCTTTTGCGGAACATCTGCCCCGGCTCCGGGATATGGGGGTCGACATTCTCTGGTTTATGCCGATCCATCCGATCGGTGAGAAAGAACGCAAAGGCTCCATGGGAAGCTATTACTCGGTATATGACTATTACGGTGTAAACCCGGAGTTCGGTGACAAGGACGATTTTCGCCGGATGGTATCCGAAATTCACGACCTGGGCATGTATGTAATACTGGACTGGGTTGCAAACCACACCGCCTGGGATGCCGTCTGGACCGAAACTCACCCCCATCTGTACGAAACAGATGACGAGGGCAATTTCATTATTCCTCCCGATACCGACTGGACCGATGTCATCCAGCTGGATTACAGTCTGGATGAGACCCGCGAAATGATGCACGATGCGCTGTTATACTGGGTCGAGGAGTTTAACATTGACGGGTACCGGTGCGATGTGGCGGATTATGTGCCCACTGATTTCTGGAATGAGGCGCGCAGCCGGCTGGATGCGGTAAAACCGGTCTTCATGCTTGCAGAAGCGGAAACCCCGGAGCATCACATCCACGCATTCGACATGTCTTATGGGTGGGAAACCCATCACAGGATGAATGAGCTGGCCGCCGGGGACCTGACAATTAACGAGTTTGAGCAACACCTGGAGGAGAATCGCCGCCGCTTCCCGGATTACGCCTATCGCATGCAGTTTACCTCGAATCATGACGAGAACAGCTGGAACGGCACTGTCTTTGAGCGCTACGGCGACGGGGCCGAAACATTTGCCGTACTGGCATCTACGATTCCCGGCATGCCCCTGGTGTACAGCGGTCAGGAGGCGGCCATGGACAAACGGCTCGAGTTTTTTGAAAAAGACCCCATTGAGTGGGGCGACTATCCCCTGCTTGATTTCTACACGCGCCTGCTTCGTCTGAATCAGGAGAATCATGCGCTTTTCAACGGCATACACGGCGGGGAGCTGGTGCGGGTATCAACCTCGGAGGATGACCGGGTATTCGCCTTCTACCGGCAGAAAGAGGGAAACAGAGTCTTCACCCTGCTCAACCTCAGTGATGAACCGGTCACCTTCGACATCTCCTCCCATGCCATTGCCGGAAGTTATACGGAGCTGTTTACCGACGAGCAGGTGACGCTCACCGACCGGGAGTCCTGGGAAATGGACAGCTGGGGGTACCGGGTCTATTTCTATTGA
- the pta gene encoding phosphate acetyltransferase — MDIIAQIRYKAGLQKKRIALCETDDIRTVKAAAFLADNDLARVILVGSEKAIRQKASSESVVLPNSIEFVKIEKGETLGRYAALLHEKRKHKGMTPEQAEEVAAQPLYFTALMVASGDADGAVAGAVNTTGDVLRAAIQGIGLKEGSGIVSSIFLMSTMDGHVLTFGDCAVVPYPDENQLASIAVDSAATHEALTGQSVSVAMLSFSTRGSAQHERSQMVAQATALAKERQPELNIDGELQFDAAYVASVAKSKAPDSTVAGKANVYVFPNLDAANIGYKITERLAGATATGPVIQGLARPMNDLSRGCNWEDIVNTACVTALMAADQ, encoded by the coding sequence ATGGATATAATTGCCCAGATTCGGTACAAAGCCGGACTACAGAAAAAGCGTATCGCCCTGTGCGAAACCGATGACATCAGAACCGTCAAGGCAGCTGCGTTTCTGGCGGATAACGATCTCGCCCGGGTTATCCTGGTGGGCTCGGAAAAGGCCATCAGGCAGAAAGCCTCCTCTGAGTCAGTAGTGTTGCCGAATTCAATTGAATTTGTAAAAATTGAAAAGGGGGAGACCCTGGGTCGTTATGCCGCTTTGCTGCACGAGAAGCGCAAGCACAAGGGCATGACACCGGAACAGGCAGAGGAAGTCGCCGCTCAACCGCTCTATTTTACCGCGCTTATGGTGGCTTCAGGCGATGCCGACGGAGCCGTAGCCGGAGCAGTCAATACCACTGGCGATGTGCTGCGGGCCGCCATTCAGGGAATCGGACTGAAGGAAGGATCCGGAATCGTATCCAGCATCTTCCTGATGAGCACGATGGACGGTCACGTTTTGACCTTCGGCGATTGTGCCGTGGTACCGTATCCTGACGAAAACCAGCTGGCCAGCATCGCCGTCGATTCGGCCGCCACACACGAGGCCCTGACCGGTCAGTCAGTTTCGGTCGCCATGCTCTCCTTTTCTACCCGCGGAAGCGCACAGCACGAGCGCAGCCAGATGGTGGCACAGGCAACCGCTCTGGCCAAAGAGCGTCAGCCCGAACTGAATATCGACGGAGAGCTGCAGTTTGATGCCGCCTACGTCGCATCGGTTGCCAAAAGCAAGGCCCCCGACTCAACCGTGGCCGGCAAAGCCAATGTCTACGTATTCCCGAATCTGGACGCGGCCAACATCGGTTACAAAATCACTGAAAGACTGGCCGGCGCAACGGCAACCGGCCCGGTGATTCAGGGGTTGGCCAGGCCGATGAACGACCTCTCCCGGGGATGCAACTGGGAAGATATCGTCAATACGGCCTGCGTTACCGCGCTGATGGCTGCGGATCAATAG
- a CDS encoding caspase family protein: MSFHRFLLFGLLLLLGAGCTTASWIVEEEPVTDPATEEILSETSFLDVIVTPTPQQPLLVLSPVVRRELSYQEHLVSRRYVQSYHPRYGYLTLGLAGMTAGLYLSNTSVVDADRLSNRERAMLNLASVGIGAASFLSMKPVGEPRYADEQRLLQQTGLHLVTDTLTVSAPDDVAARVTITRADSLIAEGREIALENDQLTVNLPEETGIRILDIADTAGVHVEVSYDGKHFSRHIPVDHFLQEYVEIMENNVPLRTDPAAISGNIIRHASSSGFFPYLSTINDRWFRILESSGPAYVERERSRLVWRAAESDLSGTVIAGAGKPVFGDLSIERDVPENRHSNPEGIAIVIVNGEYSTPVRSLPYAARTAELVSHYLTRTMGFYSDNVRVFENLTLDEWQAFMQESDSLMIGGRHISMDESDLFVYYYGHAFTDDGDRLYMLPVDYDPGARTERLVAFDDFSNILGDIRSRQTLLVMDTDWERSSVYGQSPAGQVRSRSQLLERTSENFTANSESRAIFWAAEPGQHASSYSDGGERSDYPYDIFTWYFFEALQNGASTTGAVEQHLERNIPFTSRRLHDRAQNPRFIGNSNMNLVR, encoded by the coding sequence ATGTCGTTTCACCGGTTTCTTTTGTTCGGCCTCTTGCTGCTGCTTGGGGCAGGGTGCACAACGGCTTCCTGGATCGTGGAAGAGGAACCCGTTACGGATCCCGCTACAGAAGAGATTCTATCGGAAACGTCTTTTCTGGATGTGATTGTGACTCCCACGCCTCAACAGCCGCTGCTGGTACTGAGTCCTGTGGTTCGTCGCGAACTCAGCTATCAGGAACATCTGGTGTCCAGGCGATATGTCCAGAGCTACCACCCCCGTTACGGGTACCTGACGCTGGGACTTGCAGGCATGACGGCCGGCCTCTATCTGTCCAATACTTCCGTTGTGGATGCCGACCGACTTTCCAATCGCGAGCGGGCCATGCTGAACCTGGCGTCCGTGGGTATTGGAGCTGCGTCATTTCTCTCCATGAAACCGGTTGGGGAACCGCGGTATGCCGATGAGCAACGACTGCTGCAGCAGACGGGGCTGCATCTTGTCACCGATACGCTGACCGTTTCTGCCCCCGATGACGTGGCGGCCAGGGTCACCATCACCAGAGCGGACTCCCTGATTGCCGAAGGCCGGGAAATCGCTCTCGAAAACGACCAGCTGACCGTCAACCTGCCAGAGGAGACCGGAATTCGCATCCTCGATATTGCCGACACAGCCGGGGTGCATGTGGAAGTGTCCTATGACGGGAAGCATTTCAGCAGGCATATCCCTGTCGATCACTTTCTGCAGGAGTATGTGGAGATCATGGAGAATAATGTGCCGCTCCGGACCGATCCCGCGGCGATCAGCGGCAATATCATCCGCCATGCGTCATCTTCCGGCTTTTTTCCGTATCTGAGCACGATCAATGACCGCTGGTTTCGCATATTGGAAAGCAGCGGACCTGCCTATGTCGAAAGGGAGCGATCCCGGCTTGTCTGGCGTGCGGCTGAATCGGACCTTTCCGGTACCGTTATTGCTGGAGCCGGGAAACCGGTATTCGGAGATCTCTCGATAGAGCGTGATGTTCCTGAAAACCGGCACAGTAATCCAGAGGGCATTGCCATCGTGATTGTAAACGGGGAGTACTCCACTCCGGTGAGAAGCCTGCCATATGCCGCTCGCACCGCCGAGCTGGTATCACACTATTTGACCCGGACCATGGGCTTTTACAGCGATAATGTCCGCGTTTTTGAGAACCTTACCCTGGATGAATGGCAGGCCTTTATGCAGGAGAGCGACTCCCTGATGATCGGCGGGCGTCATATTTCCATGGATGAGTCGGATCTTTTTGTCTATTATTACGGACATGCTTTTACCGATGACGGCGACCGGCTCTATATGCTTCCCGTCGACTATGATCCGGGCGCAAGAACCGAGCGGCTTGTCGCGTTCGATGATTTCTCCAATATTCTGGGCGACATCCGGTCGAGGCAAACACTACTGGTTATGGATACCGACTGGGAGCGAAGTTCGGTATATGGACAATCCCCCGCGGGTCAGGTACGGTCGCGTTCGCAGCTGCTGGAACGGACGTCAGAAAACTTCACCGCAAACTCCGAGAGTAGAGCCATATTCTGGGCCGCGGAACCCGGTCAGCATGCCTCCTCCTATTCCGATGGAGGGGAGAGAAGCGACTATCCCTATGACATTTTTACCTGGTATTTTTTTGAGGCGCTGCAGAACGGTGCGTCAACAACCGGAGCAGTGGAGCAGCACCTGGAACGCAATATTCCCTTCACTTCACGCAGATTGCATGACCGCGCCCAGAACCCGCGGTTTATCGGCAATTCAAACATGAATCTCGTCAGATAG
- a CDS encoding acetate kinase: protein MLVLVINCGSSSVKYQLIETKSEEYLCTGMVERIGAVTSIVKHEVKGQKPVKESTVIEDHTQALKAIMDYILDKDNKLLKSKDDIKAVGHRVVHGGESFKDSVLIDDTVVEAIEQAIDLAPLHNPPNLRGIEAARQSLPDVPHVAVFDTAFHQSLAPEAYLYAIPNRMYRRYRIRKYGFHGTSHYFVSRRYYRLTGQGPKNTRLITCHLGNGSSITAIKDGNSVDTSMGFTPLSGLIMGTRCGDIDPSILFYLVEKEELPLSSLHGLLNRHSGLLGMSGYAADMRDLLEEAKNGDRRCKQAIESFCYRIRQFTGSYFAVMNGCDAIIFTAGIGENAPDIRERALGNMEAMGVILDPDRNRDPDARGERKISADNSSVDVYVIPTNEELVIAIDAAKIATASKQSPWI from the coding sequence ATGTTAGTTCTGGTTATCAATTGTGGCAGCTCCTCGGTTAAATATCAGTTAATCGAGACAAAAAGCGAGGAGTATCTCTGCACGGGTATGGTGGAGCGCATCGGCGCGGTGACTTCCATAGTCAAGCACGAGGTGAAGGGGCAGAAGCCGGTGAAGGAGAGCACCGTGATTGAAGACCATACCCAGGCGCTCAAGGCGATCATGGACTACATCCTGGACAAGGACAATAAGCTGCTGAAATCCAAGGATGATATAAAGGCGGTTGGACACCGCGTTGTTCACGGCGGTGAATCGTTCAAGGATTCGGTATTGATAGACGATACGGTGGTTGAGGCGATCGAACAGGCCATCGACCTGGCCCCGCTTCACAATCCACCCAACCTCAGGGGAATTGAGGCGGCGCGTCAAAGCCTGCCCGATGTTCCGCATGTCGCAGTTTTTGATACGGCGTTTCACCAGTCGCTGGCTCCCGAGGCCTATCTTTACGCAATCCCCAACCGGATGTACCGCCGATACCGCATCCGGAAATACGGCTTTCACGGAACATCACACTATTTTGTAAGCCGCCGCTATTACCGGCTTACGGGGCAGGGGCCGAAAAATACCAGGCTCATTACCTGTCACCTGGGCAATGGTTCGTCCATCACGGCAATCAAGGACGGTAACTCGGTGGATACCAGCATGGGATTTACCCCCTTGTCCGGCCTGATTATGGGTACCCGGTGCGGCGATATCGACCCATCCATACTTTTTTATCTGGTGGAAAAAGAGGAGCTGCCGCTGAGCAGCCTGCACGGCTTGCTGAACCGCCACAGCGGCCTGCTAGGCATGAGCGGATATGCCGCCGATATGCGTGATCTGCTAGAAGAAGCAAAAAACGGCGACAGAAGATGCAAACAGGCGATAGAATCTTTTTGCTATCGGATCCGGCAATTCACAGGTTCCTACTTTGCGGTGATGAACGGATGCGACGCCATCATTTTTACGGCGGGAATCGGAGAGAACGCTCCGGACATCAGAGAGCGGGCACTTGGAAACATGGAGGCGATGGGGGTGATTCTGGACCCAGACCGAAACCGGGATCCGGATGCCCGTGGTGAGCGAAAAATCAGTGCAGACAACTCAAGCGTGGATGTCTACGTTATTCCAACCAATGAAGAACTTGTGATTGCCATCGATGCAGCAAAAATTGCCACCGCATCCAAGCAGTCACCCTGGATTTAA
- a CDS encoding DUF2914 domain-containing protein: MADSYAVEISTTAGHRSFAGQPPEENHSDTLFIRDFLLARDVVEREPVDTLQSYNMSDARAWCFARIHNSDSMQDVTFEWYYEEELYFEMSSKIGLSPNWRTYSSVGLQPGSWRVLIKNRDGRVLEEIRFMVTG, from the coding sequence TTGGCTGACAGTTATGCAGTGGAAATATCCACAACTGCCGGACACCGGAGCTTTGCAGGTCAGCCCCCGGAAGAAAACCATTCCGACACACTGTTCATCCGAGATTTTCTGCTGGCAAGGGATGTCGTGGAGAGAGAGCCGGTAGACACCCTGCAGTCTTACAACATGAGCGACGCAAGGGCCTGGTGTTTTGCGCGCATACACAACTCCGACTCCATGCAGGATGTCACTTTTGAGTGGTATTACGAGGAGGAACTCTATTTTGAAATGAGCAGCAAAATCGGGTTGTCGCCCAACTGGCGTACCTACTCATCCGTCGGGCTGCAGCCGGGTTCATGGCGCGTCCTCATCAAAAACCGGGATGGGAGAGTTCTTGAAGAGATCCGTTTTATGGTCACCGGGTAG
- a CDS encoding SDR family oxidoreductase, with protein MPERVVITGGAGFIGSHLCARFLDEGFDVICIDNLSTGHPGNISRFLDHERFRFIKYDVTEFLYVPGKVDLVLHFASPASPVDYLELPIQTLKVGSLGTHKALGLARAKNSRFLLASTSEVYGDPKEHPQKESYLGNVDPVGLRGVYDEAKRFGEALVMAYHRSHGIPTYIARIFNTYGPFMQMDDGRVLPNFITQALRGEPLTVYGDGSQTRSFCYIDDLVEGLFRLCRSDFHDPVNIGNPDEITMIELARAIIDRTGSSSTITYHDLPAGDPLVRKPDISRAWNVIGWKPEVDRSVGLDRTLEYFRKHI; from the coding sequence ATGCCTGAGAGAGTAGTTATTACCGGAGGTGCCGGTTTTATCGGCTCGCATCTGTGCGCCCGCTTTCTGGACGAGGGTTTTGATGTCATCTGCATAGACAATCTCTCCACCGGCCATCCCGGTAACATCTCCCGTTTTCTGGACCATGAACGCTTTCGGTTTATCAAGTATGATGTAACCGAATTTCTGTATGTGCCCGGGAAGGTCGATCTGGTGCTCCATTTTGCCTCGCCCGCATCACCGGTGGATTATCTCGAGCTTCCGATTCAGACCCTCAAGGTCGGATCCCTGGGTACACACAAGGCTCTGGGCCTGGCCAGGGCCAAGAACTCACGGTTTTTGCTGGCATCAACCAGTGAAGTTTACGGAGATCCGAAGGAGCATCCCCAGAAGGAATCCTACCTGGGCAACGTCGATCCCGTCGGCCTTCGCGGTGTGTATGATGAGGCCAAACGCTTTGGAGAGGCCTTGGTCATGGCCTACCATCGCAGCCACGGAATCCCCACATATATCGCCCGGATTTTCAACACGTACGGGCCCTTCATGCAGATGGATGACGGCCGCGTTCTGCCCAACTTCATTACGCAGGCGCTTCGGGGCGAACCGCTTACCGTCTATGGGGACGGCTCCCAGACCCGGTCCTTTTGCTATATCGACGACCTGGTGGAAGGGCTGTTTCGGCTTTGCCGGTCGGATTTCCACGACCCCGTGAATATCGGCAATCCCGATGAGATAACCATGATTGAGCTTGCCCGCGCGATCATCGACCGAACCGGAAGCTCCAGCACAATTACCTACCATGATCTGCCCGCAGGCGATCCCCTGGTCAGAAAGCCGGATATCAGCCGAGCCTGGAACGTGATCGGATGGAAACCCGAAGTGGATCGGTCTGTAGGACTGGATCGCACGCTCGAGTACTTCCGGAAACACATTTAG